Proteins from one Piscinibacter lacus genomic window:
- a CDS encoding HsdM family class I SAM-dependent methyltransferase, whose product MALKKSDLYASLWASCDALRGGMDASQYKDYVLFMLFIKYVSDKYADSDDFAPPVVIPRGASFKDMVALKGKADIGDKINTQVVQPLIDANSRLARSDFPDFNDPNKLGEGSAMVERLSNLIGIFQKPELDFSGHRADNDDLLGDAYEYLMRHFATESGKSKGQFYTPSEVSRVIAKVLGIGPHNARASTTAYDPTCGSGSLLLKVAAQAGTHITLEGQEVDVTTAGLARMNMILHDFPTASILSGNTLAEPKFRDGHQLRTYDYVVANPPFSLKTWTTGLTPANDPWQRFTWGEPPAKQGDYAFLLHIIRSMKGTGQGACILPHGVLFRGNAEAAIRRQLVQSGILKGIIGLPANLFYGTGIPACILVLDKADAAARAAAGAGIFMVDASKGFLKDGNKNRLREQDIHRIVDTFQRQADVPRYARRVPLDEIADPKNDFNLNLPRYIDSSEPEDLHDLTAHLRGGIPARDLDDPASPLAPYWQVLPGVRQGFFESAGHAGYVQLKLPLPELKAAILGHDEFQAFNGKATQRFAGWRAAATKRLQAFGTAGHPKALIETLAEELLAVFADVPLIDAYDVYQHLMDYWAATMQDDAYLIAADGWVAKTSRILETDKKGKTKDRGWTCELIPKPLIVARYFAKEQAALDALQAELDAAVVSQTELEEEQGGEDGIFNGYDSITAVAVKDRIREIGNDRDGADELKLLKQWLDLGNRIAALKKQIRDGEAALDTLAYEKYPALTQTDIQSLVIDDKWMATLAGTVLGELDRVSQTLTGRLSELTERYATPLPQLTDDVVAIAARVEGHLAKMGVSWK is encoded by the coding sequence ATGGCCCTCAAGAAATCCGATCTCTACGCGTCCCTATGGGCGAGTTGCGACGCGCTGCGCGGCGGAATGGACGCCAGCCAGTACAAGGACTACGTCCTGTTCATGCTGTTCATCAAGTACGTCAGCGACAAGTACGCCGACAGTGACGACTTCGCCCCGCCGGTGGTCATCCCCCGGGGCGCCAGCTTCAAGGACATGGTGGCCTTGAAGGGCAAGGCCGACATCGGCGACAAGATCAACACCCAGGTCGTCCAGCCGCTGATCGACGCCAACAGCCGCCTGGCGCGCAGCGACTTCCCGGACTTCAACGACCCCAACAAGCTGGGTGAAGGCTCGGCGATGGTCGAGCGGCTGAGCAACCTCATCGGCATCTTCCAGAAGCCCGAACTCGACTTCTCGGGCCACCGCGCTGACAACGACGACCTGCTGGGCGACGCCTACGAGTACCTGATGCGCCACTTCGCCACCGAAAGTGGCAAGAGCAAAGGCCAGTTCTACACGCCGTCGGAAGTCAGCCGCGTCATCGCCAAGGTGCTGGGCATCGGCCCGCACAACGCCCGGGCCTCGACCACCGCCTACGACCCCACCTGCGGATCGGGCTCGCTCCTGCTGAAGGTGGCGGCCCAGGCCGGCACGCACATCACCCTGGAAGGGCAGGAGGTGGACGTGACCACCGCCGGCTTGGCCCGGATGAACATGATCCTGCACGACTTCCCCACCGCCAGCATCCTGAGCGGCAACACGCTGGCCGAGCCGAAGTTCAGAGACGGCCATCAACTGCGCACCTACGACTATGTGGTGGCCAACCCGCCCTTCTCGCTCAAGACCTGGACCACCGGCCTGACCCCCGCCAACGACCCCTGGCAGCGCTTCACCTGGGGTGAGCCGCCGGCCAAGCAGGGCGACTACGCCTTCCTGCTGCACATCATCCGGTCCATGAAGGGCACCGGCCAGGGTGCTTGCATCCTGCCGCACGGCGTGCTTTTCCGCGGCAATGCCGAAGCGGCCATCCGCAGGCAGTTGGTCCAGTCCGGCATCCTGAAGGGCATCATTGGCTTGCCGGCCAACCTGTTCTACGGCACCGGCATCCCTGCCTGCATCCTGGTGCTGGACAAGGCCGATGCGGCAGCCCGCGCGGCGGCGGGCGCCGGCATCTTCATGGTCGATGCCAGCAAGGGCTTCCTCAAGGACGGCAACAAGAACCGCCTGCGTGAACAGGACATCCACCGCATCGTCGACACCTTCCAGCGCCAGGCCGACGTGCCCCGCTACGCCCGCCGGGTGCCGCTGGACGAGATCGCCGACCCGAAGAACGACTTCAACCTCAACCTGCCCCGCTACATCGACAGCAGCGAGCCCGAAGACCTGCACGATCTCACCGCCCACCTCCGCGGTGGCATCCCGGCGCGCGACCTGGACGATCCCGCCAGCCCGCTGGCGCCCTACTGGCAGGTGCTGCCCGGGGTGCGCCAAGGCTTCTTTGAGTCGGCCGGCCATGCGGGCTACGTGCAGTTGAAGCTGCCACTGCCCGAGCTGAAGGCCGCCATCCTCGGCCATGACGAGTTCCAGGCCTTCAACGGAAAGGCCACGCAGCGCTTCGCCGGCTGGCGCGCCGCAGCGACGAAGCGCCTGCAAGCCTTCGGCACCGCCGGCCACCCCAAGGCACTGATCGAGACGCTGGCCGAAGAACTGCTGGCCGTCTTCGCCGACGTGCCGCTGATCGACGCCTACGACGTCTACCAGCACCTGATGGACTACTGGGCCGCGACGATGCAGGACGACGCCTATCTGATCGCCGCGGACGGCTGGGTGGCCAAGACCAGCCGCATCCTGGAGACGGACAAGAAGGGCAAGACCAAGGACCGTGGCTGGACCTGCGAACTGATTCCCAAGCCCTTGATCGTGGCCCGCTACTTCGCCAAGGAGCAGGCCGCGCTGGACGCGCTGCAGGCCGAGCTGGACGCGGCGGTGGTCAGCCAGACCGAGCTGGAGGAAGAGCAAGGCGGCGAGGACGGCATCTTCAACGGCTACGACAGCATCACGGCCGTGGCGGTGAAGGACCGCATCCGCGAGATCGGCAATGACCGCGATGGCGCCGATGAGTTGAAGCTACTCAAGCAGTGGCTGGACCTGGGCAACCGCATCGCCGCGCTGAAGAAGCAGATCCGCGACGGTGAGGCGGCGCTGGACACCCTGGCCTACGAGAAGTACCCAGCGCTGACTCAGACTGACATCCAGTCGCTGGTGATTGACGATAAGTGGATGGCGACGCTGGCTGGCACCGTGCTAGGCGAACTCGATCGCGTGTCGCAAACGCTGACCGGCCGCCTCAGCGAATTGACTGAACGCTACGCGACGCCACTTCCCCAGCTCACCGACGACGTGGTGGCGATCGCTGCCAGAGTGGAAGGACACCTCGCGAAGATGGGGGTGTCGTGGAAGTGA
- a CDS encoding DUF932 domain-containing protein, which translates to MSHDLDHTTGEAAMAYIGETPWHGLGEKLPPDQPIEIWLKAAKLEWHLERLPVQYLVDGKIRTMPDRFVLARSDTRDALSVVSGDYQLVQPKEVLEFYRDLVSDFGYKLETAGALHGGRKVWTLASTGVTDHVGDRHLDPVKMYVLLATSCDKTLATTVAFTSVRVVCQNTLFFALRDVKSEGRKSIKVPHNRRFDKQGVKERLGLIDVSWSKFLQQVRAAADYKLEDAKVSEFFDRVLGRKLPQPLNPKAEREHTAMMSLYRSAPGQDVDTAKGTLWGAVNAVTYYADHVRAGGMTERLDSAWFGAGNALKESAWAEAEHLLGTSKAAA; encoded by the coding sequence ATGAGTCACGATCTGGACCACACCACCGGCGAGGCTGCGATGGCCTACATCGGCGAAACGCCGTGGCATGGGCTGGGCGAAAAGCTGCCGCCAGACCAGCCCATTGAGATTTGGCTCAAGGCGGCGAAACTTGAGTGGCACCTAGAACGGTTGCCCGTTCAGTATCTCGTGGACGGGAAGATCCGCACCATGCCCGACCGCTTCGTGCTGGCGCGAAGCGACACACGCGATGCGCTTTCGGTGGTTTCTGGCGATTACCAGTTGGTGCAACCCAAGGAAGTGCTGGAGTTCTACCGTGATCTTGTGTCTGATTTTGGATACAAACTTGAGACGGCGGGAGCGCTCCATGGTGGCCGCAAGGTATGGACCCTTGCCAGCACGGGGGTGACCGACCATGTTGGCGATCGCCATCTTGACCCGGTCAAGATGTACGTGCTGCTGGCGACTTCTTGCGACAAGACATTAGCCACAACGGTGGCCTTCACAAGCGTTCGCGTCGTCTGCCAAAACACACTGTTCTTCGCGCTCAGAGACGTCAAAAGTGAGGGACGGAAGAGCATCAAGGTGCCGCACAACCGGCGCTTTGATAAGCAAGGCGTGAAAGAACGCCTTGGCCTGATCGACGTCTCCTGGTCGAAGTTCTTGCAGCAAGTGCGCGCCGCTGCTGACTACAAGCTGGAAGACGCCAAGGTGTCGGAGTTTTTTGACCGTGTGCTGGGTCGCAAGCTGCCGCAGCCCTTGAACCCCAAGGCCGAGCGCGAACACACCGCCATGATGTCGCTGTACCGGTCGGCGCCCGGCCAGGACGTTGACACCGCCAAGGGCACCCTGTGGGGTGCCGTCAACGCCGTCACCTATTACGCAGACCATGTGCGAGCAGGGGGCATGACGGAGCGCTTGGACAGCGCCTGGTTCGGCGCCGGCAACGCACTGAAAGAAAGTGCCTGGGCCGAAGCCGAGCATCTGCTGGGCACGAGCAAAGCCGCAGCATGA
- a CDS encoding DUF4236 domain-containing protein — protein sequence MGFRFYKSFPIGKLLRVNVSKSGLSLGIGPPGLNLNIGRRGMRRTVGIPGSGLSWQDSRSWKTLGAKPNTDPQPGRQGAAAGSGGVILGVLLFLVLGAWLLLRSPTPPAPVPAVPWTARIDAHPPKPPEVRALARAELHELQRLLNQLGHPAGQPDGLEGPRTRAAVRSFLRQHGLERAEELDTDLLRRVRAATRAKATH from the coding sequence ATGGGCTTTCGCTTCTACAAGTCCTTCCCCATCGGCAAGCTGCTGCGGGTCAATGTGAGCAAGTCCGGGCTGAGCCTGGGCATCGGACCGCCAGGGTTGAACCTCAACATCGGCAGGCGCGGAATGCGTCGCACCGTGGGCATACCGGGCTCGGGACTGTCCTGGCAGGACAGCCGATCATGGAAGACGCTGGGGGCCAAGCCAAACACTGATCCACAGCCGGGGCGGCAAGGTGCCGCTGCAGGCAGTGGTGGGGTGATATTGGGCGTGTTGCTGTTCCTGGTGCTGGGGGCTTGGCTGCTCTTGCGATCACCTACGCCACCAGCCCCTGTGCCCGCCGTGCCTTGGACGGCGCGGATCGATGCCCATCCACCCAAACCCCCCGAAGTACGCGCCCTCGCCCGCGCCGAGCTGCATGAGCTTCAGCGCCTGCTGAACCAGCTTGGACACCCAGCCGGGCAGCCCGATGGGTTGGAGGGGCCCAGGACGCGGGCGGCGGTGCGCAGCTTTCTGCGCCAGCATGGCCTGGAGCGGGCCGAGGAACTGGACACAGACCTGTTGAGGCGTGTGAGGGCCGCGACGCGCGCCAAGGCTACGCACTGA
- a CDS encoding AAA family ATPase, which produces MSGAVLRDLQLAQQALPSVRLLRGDSVALEPVRWLWDGYIPAGMLTILGGAPGCGKTTLALAVAAVVTRAGRWPDGTQCSQPGEVIIWSGEDPPTVTAARLMAAGADMEQVHFVEGMSDGQAFDPGRDMPFLEATAEGLAAPRLLILDPIVSAVAGDSHKGAEVRRSLQPVVDLARRLGCAVLGITHFSKGTSGRDPVERVTGSIAFAALARVVLVVAKEQADEGDESRRVLVRAKSNVGPDDGGFAYSLDRLEVAPGVEGQRVVWLEPLKGSARDVVAEAEANPEGDEEASALEESMQFLRSELREGPKPARTIFKEARDAGHSERTVKRAKAKLQVESIKRESSWMWVLPAKGAKGANSANDSEGLTDGLLGQEAKGASDSSLGNLGPLGSLGTLDPLADDGEVF; this is translated from the coding sequence ATGAGCGGCGCCGTGTTGAGAGACCTGCAGCTCGCCCAGCAAGCTCTGCCTAGCGTCAGACTCCTGCGCGGTGATTCGGTAGCCCTCGAGCCAGTGAGGTGGCTCTGGGATGGATACATCCCCGCCGGGATGTTGACGATCCTGGGCGGCGCTCCCGGTTGCGGCAAGACCACCCTCGCGCTGGCGGTGGCTGCCGTGGTGACTCGTGCTGGGCGTTGGCCCGATGGCACGCAGTGCAGCCAGCCCGGGGAAGTCATCATCTGGAGCGGCGAAGACCCTCCCACCGTGACCGCAGCCCGGCTGATGGCAGCAGGCGCTGACATGGAGCAGGTGCATTTTGTTGAAGGCATGAGCGACGGTCAGGCCTTTGATCCTGGCCGGGACATGCCCTTCCTTGAAGCTACGGCCGAAGGTTTGGCAGCGCCGCGTCTGCTGATCTTGGACCCCATCGTGTCGGCTGTGGCTGGCGACTCTCACAAAGGAGCCGAGGTGCGGCGCTCACTGCAGCCGGTGGTGGACCTCGCACGGCGGCTGGGCTGCGCAGTGCTGGGCATCACGCACTTCAGCAAAGGTACCAGCGGTCGTGACCCAGTGGAGCGGGTGACAGGCAGCATCGCCTTCGCAGCGCTTGCGCGGGTGGTACTGGTCGTCGCCAAGGAGCAGGCTGATGAAGGGGATGAATCCCGGCGCGTTCTTGTCCGTGCGAAGTCCAATGTTGGTCCAGATGACGGAGGCTTCGCGTACTCGCTTGACCGATTGGAGGTGGCGCCCGGGGTTGAAGGTCAGCGGGTGGTGTGGCTTGAGCCCTTGAAGGGATCGGCGCGCGATGTAGTCGCCGAGGCAGAGGCCAATCCGGAGGGCGACGAGGAAGCATCGGCGCTTGAAGAATCGATGCAGTTCCTCCGGTCCGAGTTGCGGGAAGGCCCGAAGCCAGCCAGGACCATCTTCAAGGAGGCCCGAGACGCGGGACACAGTGAACGTACCGTCAAGCGGGCCAAAGCCAAGTTGCAAGTCGAGTCGATCAAGCGCGAATCGAGCTGGATGTGGGTTCTGCCTGCGAAGGGGGCCAAGGGGGCCAACAGTGCCAACGATTCCGAAGGTCTCACGGATGGCCTTCTTGGGCAAGAAGCCAAGGGTGCCAGCGACTCATCACTTGGAAACCTTGGCCCCCTTGGCTCCCTTGGCACTCTTGACCCCCTTGCCGATGACGGGGAGGTCTTCTGA
- a CDS encoding DUF7146 domain-containing protein, with protein MHSFRCAIHAQLGFAPEVIELGRIGRFSTTDRARDKAGWYRVINSGRAGVFGDFRRNVSSFWTLGRREAMTPIERSIMVRSLALMRAKRDAERRHQWNRNAQRNLLLWAQTLPLTGHDPASRYLESRGLAGPVPQQLRVHPSLTYWEDGDRSKWPAMVAPLLAPDGRMLALHRTYLTADGRKAPVSAVKKLTEASGPLAGACIPLHAPERGVIGIAEGIETAQAAHLASGLPTVAAYCASNLAAYIWPPATRRIVVFADADAAGTTATQTLKARAVRAGLDVKVLTPSTPGMDWCDVWAARTLTEVSA; from the coding sequence ATGCACAGCTTCCGCTGCGCGATTCATGCCCAGCTCGGCTTTGCCCCTGAGGTGATTGAGCTTGGCCGTATCGGTCGTTTCAGCACGACGGACCGTGCCCGCGACAAAGCTGGCTGGTATCGGGTGATCAACAGCGGGCGCGCGGGTGTGTTCGGTGACTTTCGCCGGAACGTGTCTTCGTTCTGGACCCTGGGGCGGCGTGAAGCGATGACGCCAATCGAGCGGTCCATCATGGTCCGGTCGCTGGCGTTGATGCGAGCCAAGCGGGATGCTGAACGGCGCCACCAGTGGAACCGCAACGCCCAGCGCAACTTGCTGCTGTGGGCCCAGACCCTGCCCCTGACCGGCCATGATCCTGCGTCGCGGTACTTGGAGAGCCGCGGCCTTGCTGGACCCGTGCCGCAGCAACTGCGCGTGCACCCAAGCTTGACCTATTGGGAGGATGGTGACCGCAGCAAGTGGCCTGCGATGGTGGCGCCACTGCTCGCGCCCGATGGACGCATGCTGGCACTGCACCGCACTTACCTCACAGCAGACGGCCGCAAGGCTCCGGTAAGCGCCGTGAAAAAGCTAACTGAAGCGAGCGGGCCCCTGGCAGGCGCCTGTATTCCCCTGCATGCGCCAGAGCGCGGCGTGATCGGCATTGCGGAGGGCATCGAGACCGCTCAGGCTGCTCACTTGGCTTCGGGCTTACCCACCGTGGCCGCCTATTGCGCGAGCAACCTGGCCGCCTACATCTGGCCACCGGCTACGCGCCGCATCGTGGTGTTCGCGGATGCCGATGCAGCGGGTACTACCGCCACGCAGACATTGAAAGCGCGGGCCGTGCGTGCGGGGTTGGATGTGAAGGTGCTGACCCCCTCCACGCCCGGCATGGACTGGTGTGACGTGTGGGCGGCGCGCACTCTGACGGAGGTATCAGCATGA
- a CDS encoding helix-turn-helix transcriptional regulator: MGQPQKFLRARELFTSLRPSRGKPHIGRLPFTPNTGWRYVRQGTFPAPVKLGPGITAWRLSDIEAWEAQQANKKGAT, translated from the coding sequence ATGGGTCAGCCCCAAAAATTCCTTCGAGCTCGCGAACTCTTCACTTCCCTCCGCCCAAGCAGAGGTAAGCCACACATCGGCCGTCTGCCGTTCACACCCAACACCGGCTGGCGATATGTCAGGCAGGGCACGTTCCCGGCGCCCGTCAAGCTCGGACCGGGCATCACGGCCTGGCGACTCTCCGACATCGAAGCGTGGGAGGCTCAACAGGCGAACAAGAAGGGGGCAACGTGA
- a CDS encoding tyrosine-type recombinase/integrase, whose product MPKMARELYAVDLKRLTKPGRHLVGVVPGLALQVAETGARSWVLRIMVGARRREIGLGSFPAVTLAMARQRAAVERDKVRQGYDPVEERRVSQQALRAQQLASISFQEAATQFIESRRGAWRNAKSERQWTSSLTQYAYPLIGSLNVGQISRPHILAVLEQAVPVSRRASEGYKGTGRLWEARAETASRLRGRMESILDWCKGRGYCSGDNPAAWDGNLAAVLPDPTKMKRVTHHPAVALSDLPRFWNDLGKCEGIAARALEFLTLTAARSGEVRGMLWTEVSGLSASGAMWIIPASRMKAGREHRVPLSKAARDLLNSLPRFEGCDLVFPGMRGGPLSDMSLSAVMRRMGRVEVPHGLRSSFRDWVAERTTYPGELAETALAHSLSSKVEAAYRRMDMLEKRRAMMEDWATHLVSDTPVDIMLANSKITSS is encoded by the coding sequence ATGCCCAAGATGGCGAGGGAACTTTATGCGGTCGACCTCAAGCGTCTGACCAAGCCGGGACGGCACTTGGTCGGCGTCGTACCGGGTTTGGCGCTTCAGGTGGCAGAGACCGGGGCGCGGTCGTGGGTGTTGCGGATCATGGTCGGCGCCCGCCGCAGAGAAATCGGACTTGGGAGCTTCCCGGCCGTGACGCTGGCCATGGCCCGACAACGAGCAGCCGTTGAGCGCGACAAGGTTCGGCAAGGCTATGATCCCGTCGAAGAGCGCAGAGTCAGCCAGCAGGCCCTGAGAGCTCAACAGTTGGCCTCCATCAGCTTTCAGGAAGCGGCGACTCAGTTCATCGAGAGCCGGCGCGGCGCTTGGCGGAATGCAAAGAGCGAGAGGCAGTGGACGTCTTCCCTGACGCAGTACGCCTATCCCTTGATCGGCTCGCTGAATGTCGGTCAGATCAGTCGCCCGCACATTCTTGCTGTGCTTGAACAGGCGGTGCCGGTGTCTCGACGTGCTTCGGAAGGATACAAGGGTACCGGCAGGCTTTGGGAGGCCCGTGCGGAAACCGCATCCCGACTTCGCGGGCGCATGGAATCCATACTTGATTGGTGCAAGGGTCGCGGCTACTGCTCGGGCGACAACCCTGCCGCCTGGGATGGCAATCTAGCTGCCGTGCTGCCTGACCCAACCAAAATGAAACGGGTTACGCATCATCCGGCCGTCGCATTGAGTGATCTGCCAAGATTCTGGAACGATCTTGGTAAATGCGAAGGAATTGCGGCGCGAGCGCTGGAGTTCTTGACCCTCACAGCGGCCCGATCAGGAGAAGTTCGCGGCATGCTGTGGACTGAGGTCAGCGGACTGAGCGCTAGCGGTGCGATGTGGATCATCCCAGCATCGAGGATGAAAGCGGGGCGCGAGCACCGGGTACCGCTGTCCAAAGCTGCTCGGGACTTGCTCAACAGCCTGCCCAGATTCGAGGGCTGCGACCTCGTGTTCCCAGGGATGCGAGGAGGCCCGCTGTCCGACATGAGTCTATCGGCCGTCATGCGGCGCATGGGACGCGTCGAGGTGCCACACGGACTTCGCTCGAGCTTCAGGGATTGGGTAGCCGAGCGCACAACGTACCCGGGTGAACTTGCCGAGACCGCCCTTGCCCACAGCCTGAGCAGCAAAGTGGAGGCAGCGTACCGGCGAATGGACATGCTGGAAAAGCGCAGGGCCATGATGGAAGACTGGGCTACACACCTTGTTAGCGACACCCCCGTGGACATCATGTTGGCTAATAGCAAAATCACTTCTAGCTAG
- a CDS encoding sensor domain-containing diguanylate cyclase, with protein sequence MTWLHSGFRGRTRILFTGLALAMLLLFTGLLHTLLVHRLQRTAESEQQALLDKIDQALRQAAQARLQVLGTLGDADTLWSGGLDGREAQDLVERLNRSSRHPGWLGVIDLHGRVRAATQGQLIGHRLRDEAWFSAGLRGGRLEPVDDPILRALRLGPNHHALAFVVPIRRGGEVLGLLVELRGWDWADAAIAGVLPPQTEHPGLSVILGDGLGRPLYHWHAKPAASPRSGPLLLERSRWIGPNQDLDWTLLLEQPRRGVHANADQLGSLVLLAGLMFSLVLVGGIWWSSARLARPVERIAAAAQRIAEGHLDTAIPQFDGGSTEFRAMSRAIATMSQRLIEARRMLEEEVRARTTELEDANTRLAHLADTDQLTGLLNRRGLEPRLDHALALARRQHRPLSLLTLDIDHFKAVNDQHGHAAGDAVLRGLGHWLGQRLRSTDFCARTGGEEFVLVLIDSPAPAAEALARLLVREIAALEMPAVGGITVSIGLAESQHTPGDSAALMQAADEALYAAKRTGRNRVVGVPKPPPGAGARG encoded by the coding sequence ATGACCTGGCTGCACAGCGGCTTTCGCGGACGAACCCGGATCCTCTTCACCGGCCTGGCCCTGGCCATGCTTCTGCTGTTCACCGGCCTGCTGCATACGCTCTTGGTGCACCGGCTGCAGCGCACGGCCGAGTCCGAGCAGCAGGCCCTGCTCGACAAGATCGACCAGGCCCTGCGCCAGGCCGCCCAGGCTCGGCTGCAGGTGCTGGGGACGCTCGGCGATGCCGATACGCTGTGGAGCGGCGGACTCGACGGTCGCGAAGCCCAGGATCTCGTCGAGCGGTTGAACCGCAGCAGCCGCCATCCCGGCTGGCTGGGCGTGATCGACCTGCATGGCCGGGTGCGCGCCGCCACCCAGGGCCAGTTGATCGGCCACCGCCTGCGCGATGAAGCCTGGTTCTCCGCCGGCCTGCGCGGCGGCCGGCTTGAGCCGGTCGACGACCCGATCTTGCGCGCCTTGCGGCTCGGCCCGAACCACCACGCGCTGGCCTTCGTCGTGCCCATCCGCCGCGGTGGCGAGGTGCTGGGCCTGCTCGTGGAGCTGCGCGGCTGGGACTGGGCCGATGCCGCGATCGCCGGCGTGCTGCCCCCGCAGACCGAACACCCCGGCCTGAGCGTGATCCTGGGCGATGGACTGGGCCGTCCGCTTTATCACTGGCACGCGAAGCCGGCGGCCAGCCCCCGCAGCGGACCGCTCCTGCTCGAACGGAGCCGCTGGATCGGCCCGAACCAGGACCTCGACTGGACGCTGCTCCTTGAGCAACCCCGCCGCGGCGTGCACGCCAACGCCGATCAGCTCGGCAGCCTGGTGCTGCTGGCTGGTCTGATGTTCAGCCTGGTGCTGGTGGGGGGCATCTGGTGGAGCAGCGCCCGGCTGGCGCGACCGGTGGAACGCATCGCCGCGGCCGCGCAACGCATCGCCGAAGGCCATCTCGACACCGCCATCCCGCAGTTCGACGGCGGCAGCACCGAGTTCCGCGCGATGTCGCGCGCCATCGCCACCATGAGCCAGCGCCTGATCGAGGCGCGCCGCATGCTGGAGGAGGAAGTCCGAGCCCGCACCACCGAACTGGAAGATGCCAACACCCGCCTGGCCCATCTGGCCGACACCGACCAGCTCACCGGCCTGCTCAACCGCCGCGGGCTGGAGCCGCGCCTGGACCATGCCCTGGCCCTGGCACGCCGCCAGCATCGGCCGCTGAGCCTGCTGACCCTGGACATCGACCACTTCAAGGCCGTCAACGACCAGCACGGCCACGCCGCCGGAGATGCCGTGCTGCGCGGGCTGGGCCACTGGCTGGGCCAGCGCCTGCGCAGCACCGACTTCTGCGCACGCACGGGCGGCGAGGAGTTCGTGCTCGTGCTGATCGACAGCCCCGCGCCGGCCGCCGAAGCGCTGGCGCGGCTGCTCGTGCGGGAGATCGCCGCGCTCGAAATGCCCGCTGTCGGCGGCATCACCGTCAGCATCGGCCTGGCCGAAAGCCAGCACACGCCCGGCGACAGCGCAGCCCTGATGCAAGCCGCCGACGAGGCCCTGTACGCGGCGAAACGGACCGGCCGGAACCGGGTGGTCGGCGTTCCAAAGCCTCCGCCGGGGGCCGGGGCGAGGGGCTAG